A region from the Candidatus Electrothrix scaldis genome encodes:
- a CDS encoding HAMP domain-containing sensor histidine kinase has product MISLLIRSIPLKKRIYSGYLVTGAVALIIALLSYGSLRTLANDFRSVVVFSRYVERIMIFANQMSEMQRQALSYISTGQTSAGERVGEIYVEMIEGVEQFHDVEQLDTGKYFQITKKNLYTYYTTFQEMRNQREIQQRLVRNEFRRHATKAQQLIEEEIVAFQGEEGNIERILEYYRMLHFLLQIEKNAYRYFDSLDSRFVDAALKSISETGNALQVLMQQPQDDLAQLEQISVVLERYQSSFLEAVQRTRGYLYLVNVVMAAQAYEAIYQAKQLSSIITERSELIQGQMLGNITLLSRSLLLAAITLLLFIGFFSFFISRSITVPLNRLNHTFRKLATGSSEAEIPKYTLKDELGELTLAAESFKERNRALEESRTDLRRSNEELEQFVYTVSHDLKSPIVTSMGFISIIRKLAGQGKYEQAVAKLDRVAKANERMSQLIRDLLELSRVGRMNLDKKNIDLNVLLKEFIDSQSIRLRGSDFSVEIASGLPEIYGNESRVLQVFENILSNALKYVHNKEGGKLEIYAREGDEWWYIFCKDNGPGILPEYHQKVFGLFYRLDANEEGTGVGLAVVKKIMKFHRGDVEVDPRTGRTGEGAVFRLSFPKYQSDKQGGMNE; this is encoded by the coding sequence ATGATCTCTTTACTTATTCGGAGCATCCCCCTGAAGAAAAGGATTTATTCGGGATATCTTGTTACCGGAGCAGTTGCTCTGATTATTGCCCTTCTTTCCTACGGCTCTTTACGGACCTTGGCTAATGATTTCCGCTCGGTTGTCGTTTTTAGTCGGTATGTTGAAAGGATTATGATCTTTGCCAACCAGATGTCCGAGATGCAACGGCAAGCGCTCTCGTACATTTCTACAGGACAGACTTCTGCCGGAGAGCGGGTTGGTGAGATATATGTGGAGATGATAGAGGGGGTTGAACAGTTTCATGACGTGGAACAGCTTGATACAGGAAAGTATTTTCAGATTACGAAAAAAAATCTGTATACCTACTATACGACCTTCCAGGAAATGCGGAATCAGCGTGAAATTCAACAGCGTCTGGTTCGGAATGAATTTCGGCGTCATGCGACAAAAGCCCAGCAGCTGATCGAAGAGGAGATTGTTGCCTTCCAGGGAGAAGAAGGCAATATCGAGAGGATTTTGGAGTATTACCGCATGTTGCATTTCCTTTTGCAGATTGAGAAAAATGCGTATCGATATTTTGATTCCTTGGACAGTCGCTTTGTTGATGCTGCTTTGAAGAGCATTAGTGAAACCGGCAATGCCCTCCAGGTGCTGATGCAACAACCTCAAGACGACCTTGCGCAGTTAGAACAAATATCAGTGGTACTTGAGCGCTACCAGAGCAGCTTTCTTGAGGCTGTGCAACGAACTCGTGGCTATCTTTATCTGGTTAATGTGGTGATGGCGGCTCAGGCCTATGAGGCAATCTATCAGGCTAAACAGCTCTCCTCTATAATTACAGAGAGATCAGAGCTGATACAGGGACAGATGCTTGGGAATATTACTCTGCTCTCCCGAAGTCTGTTACTTGCTGCAATAACTCTGCTTCTTTTTATCGGCTTTTTTTCCTTTTTTATCAGCCGGAGCATCACTGTTCCACTGAACCGTCTGAACCATACTTTCAGGAAACTTGCCACGGGATCTTCTGAGGCAGAAATTCCCAAATATACGCTGAAGGACGAACTCGGCGAGTTGACCTTGGCCGCTGAGAGCTTTAAGGAAAGGAATCGTGCGCTTGAGGAGAGCAGAACGGATCTCCGAAGATCCAATGAGGAACTGGAGCAGTTTGTTTATACCGTCTCCCACGACCTGAAATCTCCTATTGTTACCAGTATGGGGTTTATCAGCATTATTCGCAAGCTTGCAGGACAGGGGAAATATGAGCAGGCTGTGGCCAAGCTTGACAGAGTTGCCAAGGCCAATGAGCGGATGAGTCAGCTCATCAGGGACCTCTTGGAGCTGAGTCGCGTAGGTAGGATGAATTTGGATAAAAAGAATATTGATCTTAATGTATTGCTCAAAGAATTTATCGATAGCCAAAGCATACGATTGCGAGGTTCTGATTTTTCTGTTGAAATTGCCTCTGGGTTGCCGGAAATTTATGGAAACGAAAGCAGAGTACTACAGGTCTTTGAAAATATTCTTTCCAATGCCTTGAAATACGTGCATAATAAGGAAGGAGGGAAGTTAGAAATCTATGCCCGAGAAGGCGATGAATGGTGGTACATTTTCTGCAAAGATAATGGGCCAGGGATTCTCCCTGAGTATCATCAAAAAGTATTCGGACTTTTTTACCGTCTTGATGCAAACGAAGAGGGGACGGGCGTCGGGTTGGCTGTGGTCAAGAAGATAATGAAATTCCATCGAGGAGATGTTGAGGTAGATCCAAGAACCGGAAGAACAGGGGAAGGCGCTGTATTTCGTCTCAGCTTTCCCAAGTATCAATCCGATAAACAGGGAGGCATGAATGAGTGA
- a CDS encoding PAS domain S-box protein, translating into MIAKKELKILLIEDNPDHADLFLANLELTVYSDAHVAHQWTLEEGRTQLRTKTFHLLFLDLSLKDSTISETLNQISSFGACCPVIVLTSLDDDQTILNIIRKGADDCLPKSELSDVLLERIIHFNLDRWQLKQELVQSREAYRDLYHGSPNMLASVDARTRRVLTCNQTFADVLGYTREDVVNREITDFYHPDCHPKFSKVFERFLQEGVVSNEELQLRKRDGRRIDVLLNVSAVRDHEGNILHTRSTWIDITEKKSAERQLHYMQCLNRLIIETIPDLLWLKDNDGVYLACNPRFAQLYDLTEKEIIGRTDSDLVDQEQADFFREHDKLAIDAGKTVMSEDWVTFASDGSKALLETTKTPLFFEDGAVAGVLAVAHDITDRYEAAKKAEAASRAKSAFLSSITHELRTPLNAILGYTQVLLRDSTLTEKQLNGVSTIHRAGEHLLLLINDILDSSKIESGRLELAEVEVHPISFLQSIKEIIELRAQEKGLIFRSIIEGDVPTSVLVDGLRLRQVLLNLLTNAVKFTEFGHCTLRVHGEAAENERVFLTFEVEDSGTGIALDDQKTIFEPFRQVGDRLHHGEGTGLGLSISSHLVELMGGELQVMSPLAREIEENEGPGSRFFFTLQVPILHDARGEDSAISQQIITGYISLDKPGKRQKILVVDDIASNRAVLRDILQAVGFVVHESEDGHEIVNVCQAVRPDLILIDLLMPGTDGLAAGLQIKNNKDLVHIPLIAISALMTERKGLQQQCVEHGFRDVIGKPCSVRKLLETLERHLPINLIYDEKKEGADPEDCIVPSPAVLDELATLVEMGDINGISQKIAELCTKDAGRYAVFCSYLKKYFDEFQFTGLLNFIAASRSKKLCQEIKMQYS; encoded by the coding sequence ATGATAGCTAAAAAGGAGCTCAAAATACTCCTGATTGAGGATAATCCTGATCATGCAGACTTATTTCTCGCCAATTTAGAACTCACTGTTTACAGCGATGCCCATGTAGCGCATCAGTGGACTTTGGAGGAGGGGAGGACACAGCTCAGGACAAAGACCTTTCATCTCCTCTTTTTAGACCTTTCTCTCAAGGACAGCACGATTTCAGAGACGCTTAACCAGATCTCTTCATTCGGAGCTTGCTGTCCTGTCATTGTGTTGACCTCTCTCGATGATGATCAAACAATTCTTAATATTATCAGGAAAGGAGCAGATGACTGTCTGCCTAAATCTGAATTAAGTGATGTGCTGCTGGAGCGGATCATTCATTTTAACCTGGATCGCTGGCAGCTGAAACAGGAGCTTGTGCAGAGCAGAGAGGCCTATCGTGATCTGTATCATGGCTCGCCGAATATGCTTGCCTCTGTTGATGCCCGAACACGCCGGGTACTCACCTGTAATCAAACCTTTGCTGATGTCCTCGGATATACAAGAGAGGATGTTGTGAATAGGGAGATCACGGATTTTTACCACCCTGATTGTCATCCAAAATTTAGCAAAGTTTTTGAGCGATTCCTCCAAGAGGGAGTGGTGAGTAATGAAGAGCTTCAATTGAGAAAGCGCGACGGGAGAAGGATTGACGTGTTGCTGAATGTTTCAGCAGTTCGGGATCATGAGGGGAATATTCTTCATACCCGTTCCACCTGGATTGATATCACGGAAAAGAAGTCGGCAGAACGGCAGCTTCATTATATGCAGTGTCTGAATCGACTGATTATAGAAACCATTCCAGATTTACTCTGGCTTAAGGATAATGACGGCGTATATCTTGCCTGTAATCCCCGCTTTGCGCAGCTCTACGACCTCACGGAGAAAGAGATTATCGGCAGGACAGATTCTGATTTAGTTGATCAGGAACAGGCAGATTTTTTTCGTGAACATGATAAACTTGCTATTGATGCAGGTAAAACTGTGATGAGCGAGGACTGGGTGACCTTTGCTTCGGACGGATCAAAGGCCCTTTTGGAGACCACCAAGACGCCCTTGTTTTTTGAAGACGGAGCTGTTGCGGGCGTTTTGGCAGTTGCACACGATATTACCGATCGATATGAGGCAGCGAAAAAGGCCGAAGCCGCCAGTCGGGCTAAGTCAGCCTTTCTTTCCAGTATAACTCATGAGCTCAGGACGCCTTTAAATGCTATTCTTGGCTATACCCAAGTGTTGTTGAGGGATAGCACATTGACAGAAAAGCAGTTGAACGGAGTCAGCACAATTCATCGAGCGGGCGAGCATCTCCTGCTTCTGATTAATGATATTTTGGATAGTTCTAAGATAGAATCAGGGCGGCTTGAACTGGCAGAAGTGGAGGTCCATCCGATCTCCTTTCTTCAGAGTATTAAGGAAATCATAGAGCTTCGGGCCCAGGAAAAAGGACTTATCTTTCGTTCGATTATTGAGGGGGATGTGCCTACCTCGGTCCTGGTCGATGGCCTGCGTTTACGCCAGGTGCTTCTTAATTTACTCACGAATGCGGTGAAGTTTACGGAATTCGGCCATTGTACCCTTCGCGTTCACGGAGAAGCTGCTGAAAACGAGAGAGTTTTCTTGACCTTTGAAGTAGAGGATAGTGGGACGGGAATAGCCTTAGATGATCAAAAGACGATCTTTGAACCTTTTCGTCAGGTTGGTGATCGTTTACATCATGGTGAAGGAACTGGCTTAGGGCTTTCTATTAGTTCGCATCTTGTGGAGTTGATGGGGGGGGAATTGCAAGTTATGAGTCCCTTGGCCAGAGAGATTGAAGAGAACGAAGGCCCTGGAAGCCGTTTTTTCTTCACCCTGCAAGTACCGATTCTGCACGATGCAAGGGGGGAAGACTCTGCTATTTCCCAGCAGATTATAACCGGTTATATTTCACTGGACAAGCCTGGGAAACGACAAAAGATTCTGGTGGTTGATGACATAGCGTCCAATCGGGCTGTGTTGCGAGATATCCTTCAGGCCGTTGGCTTTGTTGTGCATGAAAGCGAAGATGGGCATGAGATTGTGAATGTCTGTCAGGCGGTACGTCCGGATTTAATTCTGATTGATCTGCTGATGCCAGGGACAGACGGTTTGGCTGCCGGACTTCAGATTAAAAACAATAAGGACTTAGTGCATATTCCTCTGATTGCAATCTCCGCCTTGATGACAGAAAGAAAAGGATTGCAACAGCAATGTGTTGAACACGGTTTCAGGGATGTTATTGGTAAACCCTGTTCTGTTAGGAAATTACTGGAAACTCTGGAGAGGCATCTTCCAATCAATTTAATATATGATGAGAAGAAAGAGGGGGCTGACCCAGAAGATTGTATTGTGCCTTCACCTGCCGTGTTGGATGAGCTGGCAACCCTTGTCGAGATGGGTGATATTAACGGGATCAGCCAGAAGATAGCAGAGTTATGCACCAAGGATGCGGGGAGGTACGCAGTTTTTTGTAGTTATTTGAAAAAATATTTTGATGAGTTTCAGTTCACAGGGCTGTTGAATTTTATCGCGGCGAGCCGCAGCAAGAAGTTATGTCAGGAAATCAAGATGCAATACTCGTAG
- a CDS encoding response regulator, with amino-acid sequence MSESTNELLLLIIEDSDDHTELAEFYISDYSKRFRIERLCDGAEALAYFEKLENSSELSLPWLVLLDLKLPKYDGHEILTQIKGSDRLSPIPVVIFSTSNSEKDVSRALRNCANSYIVKPMEADQYGEVISGILRYWELNQHQLTQNTKENDS; translated from the coding sequence ATGAGTGAGTCAACAAATGAGCTGCTACTGCTTATTATCGAGGATAGTGATGATCATACTGAACTTGCCGAGTTTTATATAAGCGACTACAGTAAACGATTTCGGATTGAGCGTCTGTGTGATGGCGCTGAAGCGCTGGCCTACTTTGAAAAGCTGGAGAACAGCTCAGAACTCTCACTCCCCTGGTTAGTACTCCTGGATTTGAAGCTGCCCAAGTATGATGGGCACGAGATCCTGACCCAAATTAAGGGCAGTGACCGTTTATCCCCAATTCCGGTGGTTATCTTTTCCACCTCCAATTCGGAAAAAGATGTCAGTCGTGCTTTGAGAAATTGCGCAAATAGTTATATTGTTAAACCAATGGAAGCAGATCAATACGGTGAGGTCATCAGCGGGATATTGCGCTATTGGGAATTGAACCAGCATCAACTGACACAAAATACAAAGGAAAATGATAGCTAA
- a CDS encoding extracellular solute-binding protein, with translation MNRRSFLKKSAKVSAAALASTAFPTILSAQRRKPTLRIVGTHVTLQEKIRLQAEKVLGINIEFYPGGSAEVLLKASTDPDSFDLYEQWSNSIKVLWQAGTIQAIDIQRLTYWDEINSLTKTGRITEKAKLGLGDAPYKLLYVQPDQKLGSNPTGEISFLPYVHNTDSFGYNSQVVEQGVPYTTESWGWLLDRRFHGKVAVINAPTIGLFDLALAVQAQGRMNFQDLGNMTREEVDQLFNIVIALKRQGHFRGVWASVPQSVDLMASGEVVLQSMFSPGVSTLNGMGIPCIYAAPKEGYRAWHGVMCLSRSCKGEQLEAAYSFMNWWLSGWPGAFIARQGYYISNPQRSRPFMSEAEWDYWYDGKPAAEPLTGTDGRVSVQPGSVRTGGSYIQRFENIAVWNTVMDTYEYTLPKWSEFVLA, from the coding sequence ATGAACCGTCGCTCTTTCCTCAAAAAAAGTGCCAAGGTTAGCGCTGCAGCGCTTGCATCTACAGCATTTCCCACAATTCTTTCCGCTCAGAGAAGGAAACCTACACTGCGGATTGTGGGAACCCATGTAACCCTTCAGGAAAAGATTCGCCTCCAGGCTGAAAAAGTTCTGGGAATTAATATTGAGTTTTACCCAGGCGGCAGTGCTGAGGTCTTGTTGAAGGCAAGTACTGATCCTGATTCCTTTGATCTGTATGAACAGTGGTCAAACAGTATTAAGGTACTCTGGCAGGCAGGAACCATCCAGGCTATTGATATTCAGCGCTTGACCTATTGGGATGAAATTAATAGCCTGACCAAGACAGGGCGCATTACCGAGAAGGCAAAATTAGGCCTTGGTGATGCGCCGTATAAACTGCTTTATGTGCAACCTGACCAAAAACTTGGTTCGAACCCAACTGGAGAAATTAGTTTTCTTCCCTATGTCCATAATACGGACTCCTTTGGCTATAATTCTCAAGTGGTAGAGCAGGGCGTACCCTATACAACGGAGAGTTGGGGCTGGCTCCTGGACAGGCGTTTTCATGGCAAGGTAGCCGTGATCAATGCGCCGACAATCGGCCTTTTTGATCTTGCGCTGGCTGTGCAGGCACAGGGAAGGATGAATTTCCAGGATCTGGGCAATATGACCCGGGAAGAGGTTGATCAACTGTTTAATATCGTCATCGCCTTGAAGCGGCAGGGGCATTTTCGCGGAGTTTGGGCCTCTGTCCCACAATCTGTGGACTTGATGGCGTCAGGGGAGGTTGTTTTACAGAGTATGTTTTCGCCAGGGGTGAGTACTCTGAACGGCATGGGGATCCCCTGTATCTATGCGGCACCCAAGGAGGGCTATAGAGCCTGGCATGGGGTTATGTGCCTTTCCCGTTCGTGTAAGGGTGAACAGCTTGAAGCAGCCTATTCCTTTATGAACTGGTGGCTTTCTGGATGGCCTGGGGCATTCATTGCCAGGCAGGGATATTATATATCCAATCCGCAGCGCTCCCGTCCCTTTATGTCTGAGGCGGAATGGGATTACTGGTACGACGGGAAACCAGCTGCCGAGCCACTGACCGGAACTGACGGTCGGGTGTCTGTGCAGCCGGGCTCAGTACGTACCGGAGGTTCCTATATTCAGCGTTTTGAAAATATTGCTGTCTGGAATACGGTAATGGATACCTATGAGTATACCTTGCCTAAATGGAGTGAGTTCGTCTTAGCCTGA